The DNA sequence GCGGCTGAAGGCAGTCCGCAGGAATAGCCTTCCCCTGAAATTGTAAGGGAACGGTGATGACCAAGCGCAGAGTTGTAGTTACCGGTTTAGGTGCAGTTACCCCGCTCGGCAACGATGTGAAGACCTACTGGGAGAATCTCCTTGCCGGTGTGAGTGGTATAAAAAGAATCAGTGCTTTTGATCCTTCAGATCTGGCAGTACAGATTGCTGGTGAAGTAAGGAATTTTAATCCGCTGGAGCGGCTAGATGCCAAGTTGGTGAAGCGGGCAGACCGGTTTACCCAGTTTGCTCTGTGGGCGGCAGTGGAGGCTCTGAAGGATGCAGGTATCGATTTAAATCAGGAGGATTGTAATCGAGTCGGTGTTATTGTCGGATCCGGGATGGGGGGTATTGCAACTTGGGAGCAGCAGCATGAAATTTTTATTACTCGGGGCCCGAGACCTGTTTCACCTTTGCTGATTCCGATGATGATTCCGGATATGGCGTCCGGACAGATATCAATTGTCTACGGGTTAAGGGGGCCGAATTACTGCTCGGTTTCAGCATGTGCCTCTGGAGCCCATGCTACCGGCGTCGCCTTGCGTCACATTCAGAATGGAGATGCGGATGTGATGATTACCGGCGGGAGTGAGGCACCGATTACCAAGTTTACCGTTGCCGCATTCGCAAATATGGGGGCACTGTCCAAGCGTAATGACCAGCCCGAGAAGGCATCACGGCCGTTTGATCGTCAGCGGGACGGTTTCGTGATTGCCGAGGGGTGTGGAATTTACATCTTGGAGGAGCTGGAGCATGCGTTAAAGCGGGGGGCAAAAATCTACTGCGAGCTGTCTGGTTACGGTGCGAGCGCTGATGGTTACCATATCACCGCTCCAGATCCGGATGCGCTGGGCGCGGCACTGGCGATGAGGCGGGCGCTGGAGGATGCGGGATTGAAGCCCGAGGACATCGATTACATCAATGCCCATGGAACATCGACCCCGTTAAATGATGCGGCCGAAGTGAAGGCCATCACGATGGTATTTGGCGAGCACAGTCGGCAGCTGGCAGTGAATTCCACCAAGTCGATGATCGGTCATGGGCTGGGAGCGGCTGGAGCAATGGAGTTTGTGGCAACCGTGCTGTCAGTGAGCGAGGGTAAGCTGCACCGCACGGCAAATCTTGAGGAACCGGATGAGGGGGTCGAATTGGATTTTGTCAGGGAGGGATCAAGGGAGAGAAGGGTGCGGGCTGCGCTGTCAAATTCATTCGGATTTGGAGGTCATAACTGTTGTCTTTGTGTTAAGGCATGGGAGTAGGGTATGAATATAATCTGCTGTCTTAAACAGGTACCGTCGACCGAGACCAAGATCAGAATAAATCCCCAGACGGGTCTGGTGGATACAAATGAGGTGGAGTGGGTAATTAATCCGTATGACGAGTATGCACTGGAGATGGCGTTGCGGATCCGGGAGACGCTCGGCAGGGGCAAAATTACCGTAATCAGCCTCGGACCGGAAAGAGTGAAAATGGCACTGCGCACTGCCTTGGCGATGGGGGTTGATGAGGCGGTGCAATTATGGGATAGCGAGTTTGAAGGACTGGACGGGCTGAGTATCGGACGGGTGCTGGCTGCGGCAGTGAAGAAACTGGGGTTTGATCTGGTTTTGACCGGCAAGCAGGCAATTGATGATGATCTTGCCTGGGTACCGCAGACAATCGCCCATTTTCTGAATATTCCGCACTGCGCGGTCGTGCCGGAGGTGGAACTTAACCGGCTGGACCAAAGAGAACTTGTGTGCCATCGGGAGATTGAAGGAGCAACGGAGATTGTTGAAGTAAAGCTCCCCTGTCTGGTAACGGTACAGAAGGGAAAGTTTCAGCCCCGGTATCCGACACTGAAGCTGATGATGGCAGCGAAAAAGAAGGAGATTCCGGTGTGGGACAGAAATACACTGGGGGTTGATTCTTCCCAGCTGACGCGGCGCGTCGAGTGTATGGGCCACCGGTTACCGCCCGAGCGCAAGCCCGGGAAGATACTGGAGGGGGATGTGAATCAGGTTGTGCCGGAGCTGGTCCGGTTGCTACGCGATGAGGCAAAGGTTGTCTGATGTTTGACCGGCAACTCGCTCAGGAGCGGCTGCTGATCGGGATCGGTGGAAACTTAGGATCGGGTAAGACAACAGTTGTCAATGAACTCAGGCGTTACGGGGCAAAGGTGATTGATGCGGACAGCATCGGCCGAAGTCTGCTGCGTAAGGGTACGACGGAATATCAGAAACTGGTTCGTGCGTTTGGCCGGGAGATTCTGAAACGTTCAGGGGAAATTGACCGTAAAACTTTGGCAAAAAAGGCATTTTCCTCACCAGCAGCGCTGAAAAAGCTTAACGGGATCATGCACCCCCCGCTGCTGAAAAAAATCAAGGAAGAAATTGCCAACTGTCGGGAGGGGCTGGTGGTGGTGGATGCAGCGCTGTTGTTTGCTTGGAAATTGCACCGGCAGATGGATATTTCAATTCTGGTCACTGCACCGGATGAGCTGCGGCTTGCCCGACTGAAAAAGAGCGGTCTGAGTCTGGAAGATGCCCGACAGCGGCTGAAGATGCAGGCTTCAGATACGAAATTCTGGTCCGAAGCCGATTTTGTGCTCGAGAACTGCGGTTCGCTGGCAGAACTTAAACGGAAAATCCGGGCACTTTGGAATTATTTCTATTCCAACCGGTTGGAACGCCTGAAAGCGAAAAGAAGCAGTTCTTTTGCTCACGGAGACTGAACCGGTGAGGTGGAGTCAGGTTCCGCTGCGGGAATTGGAGCTTGAGGACCGACTGGTCCGGGCGGTAACCCCTTACATACTTGAGTTTCGAGAAGTGCATGAAATGGTAGTAGATTTTTTCGGGATTTATCAACAGCTGGTGAATCCGGAGGCGACTGGAGTCGGGCCTCCGGAACGGGAGGCCAATGCGGAGAGTTATTGCATTTCCGGTCTCCAAGGGGAAGTTGGACGCTTTCATGTAATCTATGATCTGGAAGAGACCCGGCTGGCGATCGAGCTGCCGGCTGAGGAGGCAAGCAAAGTTTACCGGCTGTTGCGCGAGCAGAGGATTGTTGTCCCGGATCTGGAACTGGTTCGGAAAGTCATGTCCGGCAACCTGGCGGAAACGGTGGCTGCGATCTTCTGGCAGGTGGGCGCCATAAAGGTAAGCCTCGGTGATCTGCGACCGCTGTTTAAGGTGGATGAGAACCGGAATTACAGTCCGATTTACATTGATGTCAAGGGAATTTCCTACTATCCCGCGGTCTTGGATTTTGTATTGTCGGCAAGCGCCCTTTTAGTTCGTAATCTCAATTTTGATGTCATCTGCGGCATTGAAGCCGGCAGTATTGCACTCGCTGCGTTGCTAGCGCAGAAACTGAATAAGCCGATGTTTTTTGCCCGGCGTCATTTGCGTTACCCGGAGGCAAGTCCGTTTGAAGGGGTGAAGCAGCATGAGCTGTTCCGGAAGCGTGTGCTGCTCGTGGATGATACACTGGTGCATGGCTGGACCAAGACGCAGGTTGTCGAGGTGATCCGTCACTGGGGTGCGCAGGTTGATGCCTGTTTCGTGATCTTTGACCGCCAGCAGGGTGGGGAGGAGGAGCTGGCGCATGCCGGGGTCAGGCTGTATTCGCTGACCAACCGGGAGGCGGCGCTGTCCGAAAAGATACCGCGCGAGATCAGCTGTCTTACTGATGGGGAGTATGCCGAGGTCTGTTCCTATTTTGCCGATCCCCAGGAATGGCACCGGCGCCGGGGGTTGAATTTTACCCCGATAATGAAAAACTTGACATAGAGTTTTTAGTTTATAACAATTTATCTGAGGCTTAATTTCCAAAGGAGGTAAGATGCTGTGGCATTACCATTGTCCTGACTGCGGTCACCCACTTGAGGTGGAGTGGGCGCGGCATAGGGAAGAAACAGTATGCCGGAAGTGCCGTTTGCGTCATTATCCTCCGACCCCGGATGAGGATCCCTTTGCCTACATTGCGGGAGCCAAGTGGCCGCCGGAACTGGAGCAGATTGTCATTGCCCACAAGGGATCGGTGTGCTCTGCACCGGGTTGTTTCCGGAGTTACAATACGTTGACCCTCAAGAAGCCGATTTCCAAGGGTGGCAGGATTTCGGTTGATAATCTGATCCCGGTATGCACGCATCACGCCCGTGACAAGGGAGAGCAGGATTATGAGGAGTGGATTCAGAACCTGAAAGAACGGGAGTTGAATGAGCAGTTGGCAGCAGTTCCACCGCCGATGATTCAAGCGAAAGCGCCGCCCGCGGAATCGGCTGAAGCGGTTCCCCTTGCTGGTTATGTTCAGCTGATTTCCCGGGAGAGTAATACTAGGCTGATGCCTTTACCTGAGAACCGGCCGGTGGTAATGGCGCCGTTTCTGCGTGGGGCAGTCCGACGTCTGGTGTTTGACTACGAGTGGGAAGCAAAGGGCGGGGGTGAGGTGAAGGTCTATCTGGTTGCTTGGCCGAGAGGCGAAGAGCCGCGTCTGGATTTTCTAGAGAGTGAAGAATTTGCGGGCCTGAAGGCGGTAAAGGAGCACTGGGCAGAGCGGGATGCGCGCGGGGAGGGTTGTGTTACGCTGGAACTCCCGCCGGCACCAATGGGACGCTGGACAGCTGCGGTAGTGATGGAGGGAAATGGTGCGTTTGCAATTAAGGAGTTCGTGCTGGCAGGTTGTGATTAGGCAGCGAGCAGGGGTTTAAGTCTGGAGATTAATTCAGGAGCAGGAATTTCGATTTGTTCCCCGGTAATAAGGTTTTTGAGTCCATAGACGCCCCGTTTCAGTTCTTCCTCGCCGACAATGACAGCAAAGGCGGCATCTGCAAGGTCGGCAAGATGCAGCTGACGCTTGAGTTTCGGGCTGTCAAAGCTGAGCTGCGCAGGTATGCCGGCTTCGCGGAGCCGATCGACAAGGTCGACTGCGGGCCGGAGTTCGTTTTCTGATGTCCAGATGACAAATGCCAGTTGCCGTCTGTCGGTCTTTGCTTCCGATTGAGGCATTGCGAGCATGGTCCGTTCAAGCCCGATTGCCAGTCCGCTCGCGGGGGTGGGGGGGCCGCCGAGTTCTTCAATCAGGTAGTCATAGCGTCCGCCGCCGCCAAGGCTGTTCTGGGCACCAAGTTTATCGGAAATAAACTCAAAGGTCGTGCGGTTGTAGTAGTCCAAGCCGCGGACCAGATGGTCGTCGATCCTGTAGGGGAGCTGGCGGACAGCGAGTTCATTGATGACAATATTAAAGTGTGTCTGGCAGTCGGAGCAGAGGTACTCCCGGGGGACCGGAGCCTTCTGGAGCAGGGTCTGACAGTGATCATTTTTGCAGTCGAGGACCCGCAGGGGGTTTAATTCAATCCGCTGCTGACAGTCCGGGCACAGCGCCTCCCGGTTGAGACGCAGAAAGGTAAGCAGTTTTTCGCGATAATCCTGCCGGCAGGTGCGGCAGCCGATTGAGTTTACCATTACTGTGAGACTGGTGATATTCAGCCGGGAGAAGAAGCGGACGCCGAAATGGATCAGTTCGGCATCGGTGCGGGCACTGGCTTCACCGAGTGCCTCAATGCCCAGCTGGTAGAACTCCCGGTATCGGCCTTTCTGAGGCCGGCTGTAGCGGAAACAGGGGGTGATATAATAAAGCCGGCAAGGAAGAGCAAGGCGGTTTTCCAGAACCGCACGAATTACACCAGGCGTACCTTCGGGTTTAAGGGTGAGGCTGCGCTGGGAACGGTCCTGAAATGAGTACATCTCCTTGATTACAATGTCGGAGCCGGTGCCCGAGGATTTGATGAACAGTTCAGTATGTTCGAACGTGGGGGTTATGATCTCCTGAAAGCCGTGGATTACGGCAAGCTGACGGAATGTGTTTTCCACCAGCAGTTTCTGCTGGCTGAGGGGTGGGATGAAATCCTGAGTGCCTTTGGGGCGGGTATGGCGGAGCACGGTTACTTCAACCGCGTTGAGAGTTCATATGAAACCAGACCGAGTCCAAGTCCGATGAGGTTGGAGAGCAGGTCGACCAGATTATATTCTCTACCGGTGGGGAGTAAACGCTGAAGGTATTCGACACCGGCAGCAAGGGGCAGTGTGAGCAAAAGCGAAGTCCATGGCATTGCCGCTTGGCCGAGAACCCCCATGACCGTAAAAAGCGCAGTGTGAATAGTTTTGTCCAGGCCGCGCTGGATCAGTCGTGGCGGTCTGCCAGTAGGCAGCAGCAGGGCGATGACGGTAATGACAATCCAGAGAACGAAGAGAATCTTGGCGGGGCGGCGTTTAGCCACGGGTTTCCTCGCCTCGGACAATTTCCTTGATCCGCATTAACCGGGTGAGTTCTTGGCGTTCAGCTTCAGCCAGCCGGAAGGTGATCACCCGGACCGCATCTTCCAGAGCGGGGATAAGGACGAATTCGAGGGCGTTGACCCGGCGCCGGGTGCGTTCCAGCTCGGTTGCCAGAATTTCAACCGCCTTTTCCTTTTCGGCGAGGACGAGCAGAGAATCGAGGAGCTGTTCCATCCGGAGCAGGGCGATGTCCAGTTCGCCCGAGGTAGTGGCAAAGCCGTAGCAACGGAGCACACCACTGACTTTCTTGGTAAAAACCGGCACCCGGATGTTCATGATTGTCTGGGTCGAGACGGCAATTTCCACCTGGCGGGTCGGTTTCATTACCGCTTCCCGGAGAAACTCTCCGGGGTAAGAGTTGCGGGCGAGGGCGAAGCGGGCAAGGACACTGCGCGTTTCTTCCTGTACCCGTTGGCGATGCTCCCGGATTTCCTCGACCAGTTTCAGCAGCCGCCGCATGAGTTCCTGTTGTTTATCCTTGAGGAGTTTGTGGCCGCGCCGGGCAATTGCCAGCCGGCGGCGCAGACGCATCAACTCCATTCGGGTAGCGTTGACCGCGAGTCGCATCAGGTGAATTTTATAAAATCAGGCGCCAATGTCAAAGTTCTGGCATTTTAGTTTCTGATGCGGGAATCAGCTTACTCGGGGAAATGGCAGCGTGCGTGCTTTTAATGTTTGACCTGCCAGTCCAGCTCGAGGACCGCAATATCTTTTGTTTGCCGGACAACATCGGCGGCAACCAGCAGTTTACCATTGGTTGCAATTGAAACCCCCTTGGTCTGAGTGTCGAGTTTTAACTGGCGCTCCCAGATGGAACTGGCGTTGGGCAGGTATTCAAATACCAGCAGCTGGTGCTGTTTCGGGCTGAGCAGGGTACCGCAGATGATAATTGTGCCGTCCGGGCTGATACCGATGTCGTTGCCTTCAGCCTGGGCATTTTCACCATAGGCAACTTTGCGCACTGCGCCACCATCAGCGGTGTATTCAAGAATTACGCAACGGGTGGAATCTCCAATCCGGGCGGTGCCGACCGCAATGATGTTGCCAAATTGATCAAGAGCGATATTCCCCGGCTCATCATTTCCGCCGGAGTCATAGTGCCGGGTCCAGAGTGTTTCTCCACCGGGTTTCAGCCGCATGAGGAAAATATCCGGCCCGGAACAGAATCTGCCGAGCACGGTTAGGTTACCTTGAGCGTCTGCCTTGATCTTCCAGCCCTCAGCCGGTTCAGTAAAAGAATAGGTGCGTGTCCAGCGGGTGGTGCCAAAGGAATCCAGGACTGCGATAAATAGCTGGTTACCCTCTGCCGTGCTGATGCCACCGGTGATCGCAACTCCATCCTTCAATGAACAGATGCCGTTTGCCCATGATGCTTCTGCCAGTGACAGTCCTTTCTTCCACCGGGTTCTGCCATCATTACCCACACGGATCACGAGGCAGATTGTAGTATCATAGAGGCGGGTGTACCCGCAGAGATAGAGGTTTTTTTGATGGTCAAGGGCAGCATCTTTCAGGATATTGTAACTGCCCTCGGCAAAGTTCAGTTTTCTTCTTAACCTGCCATGCTGGTCAAGAAACTGGACTAGTCCGACCGACCTGCCCGTTGTCTCCCGTCCCAGATTGGCAACAAGAAGCAGATTTTCATCAGCAGTAAGCAGTTTCACGCACCGTTCATCGGTTCCGGTGTCAATCCAGGTCTGCCAGACCACCGGCGGTCTTCCGCAGAGAGCAAAAATTAACACCCAGGACAGTAACAGGACACGGCGTTTCATTTCTGACCTCCTTGCAGGTTAACAGATAACAATAGCCACGGATACGGGGTTTGTCAACTCAGCCATTTGCACGATGTTTCTGATTGATTCAGCATTTACTTTACGGATCGGATGGTGAATACACCCGGTAATAACCCACCACAAGGTTTAGTGTTTTAATAGTTTCAACACTATATATAGACCGAAGGTGGAATGGGGTTTAAGTGTGGATAAGGCGTTGTTTACTGTGTTTCGGACAGCAGATTTGACTTTTGAGCGCCGGGTTCATATACTATTTTGACGATGAGATGGGCGGCATTTGTGGTAAGCTTTGCGGTCGGTATTTTACGGTTGAGTGCGCAGGAACCTGAAGCTTGGCTGGTGCCGTTCGGATGTGCATTTGAGCATGATATTCAGGGGTTTAATCAGGTGTTTGTCCGGAATAATCTTCCTGAGTTCAGCAGGAGAATTTACGGCTGGGGTGTGGAACTGCGTTCCCTTGCCGGAGGTAACATTCTTATCGGTCCGATGTATTTCCGGGTACAGGAGCAGGTGAGAAATGACTCTTTCCAGCTGCGAACTGAAACTTGGAGCATTATGGGGGAAGCCGGTTTGAAACTGCCGATCTTTGGTTTCATGACGGTGACGCCGATGATCGGGTTGGGCGGTGTCCAGCCTGCTTTTCAGGTAAAGCAGTTAAAAGGCGATGTTGAGTTGGACAGTTTGCTCAGGGTACCGGGAAGGATGGCGAGTTTTTCTCCAGGGATCAAGCCTGCCGGGCTGGCGGCATTGGAAATCAGTCTGAATCTGCCGACCAAAGCCGGGAAATACGGGGTGGCGCTGAGGGGCGGGTATCTTTATTCGCCATTTGCATTGAGGTGGTGTCTGCTCGACGGGAGCGAGGTGCTCGGGACACCAGATTCTAGGATTCGCGGGTTCTGGGTTTCAGCGGGGTTCACGATCATTCCTGCGCCCGAGGTTGAGACCGAATGAGAAACCGGATGGGTCTGCTTGCAGGTGCCGGGCTACTGGCGCTTTTTGCCTGTCTTTATACCTACAAGGCTGATGCTACCGGTACATTTTCCCGGGCGGTTGAAAGTTTCCGGGAGGTAAATGTCGAGACCAAAAATGGTGCGGTAACGGTCAGTCCGAGTGCCGAAAGTGTTGCTCAGATTCAGATTGTCCGATATGCCTATGGCAAGGACCGGGAGGATGCCCAGCGTCGTCTGGAGCAGATTGCGGTTGTGGAGAGCGTTACCGGAGAGGAGTGGCATTTACGGGTGAATTTTCCGGCAAGTTCGGTGCCGCAGGGTGCGAATGTTACTGCCAGCCTTCCTGAGAATGCAGGAGTGAGTATCACCACCAGCAATGGAAGTGTTTCCGTTGCCGGCATTACTGGAGGGGTGACGGTGATTACGAGTAACGGGGCGGTGGAATTTACCGGTACCGGTGGGGACGGATACATCTCGACGACGAATGCGGATGTGCATGTGCGGGTTCATGAGGGGGGGGTGGCCGTTAATACATCAAATGGTGAAGTTGAATGTGATCTGAGTGATCTGCCGGCGGTCAAGAGCGTAAGTCTGAATACGAGCAACGGCAGGGTGGTGCTGAGTTTGCCACCGGATGTCTCCTGCCGGATTACTGCCAGCACCAGTAACGGTACAGTGGTGATTACCGGTTTTCATGCTGAATATGAAGAGCAGAGTCAGAGCCGGGTTCGAGCCAGGATAGGTTCAGGTGCCTCCAGCGTGACCGTCACCACTACCAATGGTGATATTTTGATTCAGAACCGGAGTCACACTACCGGTGGTCTAATTTATTAAATAAAATGGAGGATATATGGCAGATAATCAGAATGTTTTGCAGCTGACCGATAACAATTTTGAGATCGAGGTGTCCGGTTCCACCGTACCGATGCTGGTTGATTTCTGGGCACCGTGGTGCGGACCGTGCAGGATGATTGCACCGGTGATTGACCGGCTGGCAGAAAAGTATGCCCCGAGACTGAAGGTGGGGAAGGTAAATGTGGATGAGAATCCCCAGACCGCCGGCAAGTTCGGCATCATGAGCATTCCGACGCTGGTGTTCTTCAAAGAAGGCAAGGAGGTTGACCGGATTATCGGGGCGTTGCCCGAAGCGGTGCTGAGTGCCAAAATTGAGGAACTGCTGCGATAACCTCCGGTCTTATTAATTGATATTCAAGAATAACAGGCTGAAACCCGAGGCGGTTGACAGGCTGTTAGAGATTGTTTCTTCCGATCGGCTGATCACCGAGACTGAGCTGCTGATGGATTACAGTCACGATGAAAGTCCGTACCCTCCATGTGTCCCCGTTGCGGTGGTCAAGCCGGTAAGCGTCGAGGAGGTTGCCAGGATTGTTCAATTTGCCCGCGGCGAGAGGATACCGTTGACACCGCGCGGGCTCGGCACCGGTCTGGCAGGCGGTTCGGTGCCGGTTCACGGCGGGCTGGTGGTCAGTATGGAGTTGATGAACCGGATTCTGGAGATTGATACTGAAAATCTCATGGTCCGGACCGAACCAGGAGTTGTTACCGCGAGGTTACAGGAGGCATGCGCTGCTCACGGTCTCTATTATCCCGTTGACCCGGCTTCGCTTGACGACTGTTCAATCGGCGGTAATGTGGCGACAAATGCCGGTGGCGCCCGGGCGTTCAAGTATGGTGTTACCGGTGACTATGTTACCGGAGTTCAGGCGGTACTTGCCGATGGTTCGGTGATCAATTATGGCGGCAAGCTGCGCAAGAATGCCACCGGCTATGATTTGAACCGGTTGCTGGTTGGTTCGGAAGGAACTCTAGGAATTGTGACTGAGATTACCTTCCGGCTTGTGCCCAAGCCGGCTTATCAGGTGGATCTGCTCGTCCCCTGTCGGACTATGACACAGGCGGTGGAGCTGGTAATCCGGCTGGTGCAGGAACGGCGGGTGATGCCCGCAGTAGTGGAGTTTTTTGATAAGAAGGGAACTGATGCCAGCATCAGGGTGCTGGAAGAAAATCTGCCATTTCCTGATGCGCCAGTTCAGGTGCTGATTGAACTGGAGGGGAATGACCGGGAGGTGGTAAGTGAAGATGCGTTGAGGCTGGGGGAGATGGCGATGGCGCTGGGCACGGACGAACCGCTGGTTGCCGAGGATGCATCAAGCCAGGGACGGCTGTGGAAGACACGCCGTTCGCTGGCAAAGACATTGAAACAGTTTTACCCGGAGGTGATTGCTGAGGATATTGTTGTTCCGGTCAGCCGGCTGGCAGAGACGGTTGAGTTTATCTGTCAGCTGGAATCCCGGTTTGGACTGGTGATTGTGCCTTTCGGGCATATCGGTGACGGTAATATCCATACTGACTTCTGCCGGAATGAGTCTGACCGGGCGGGCTGGCAGGAGCGGGTGAACCGGGCAGTTGATGAACTGATTGATTTTGTGGTCCGGGCTG is a window from the candidate division WOR-3 bacterium genome containing:
- a CDS encoding V-type ATP synthase subunit D produces the protein MRLAVNATRMELMRLRRRLAIARRGHKLLKDKQQELMRRLLKLVEEIREHRQRVQEETRSVLARFALARNSYPGEFLREAVMKPTRQVEIAVSTQTIMNIRVPVFTKKVSGVLRCYGFATTSGELDIALLRMEQLLDSLLVLAEKEKAVEILATELERTRRRVNALEFVLIPALEDAVRVITFRLAEAERQELTRLMRIKEIVRGEETRG
- the coaE gene encoding dephospho-CoA kinase (Dephospho-CoA kinase (CoaE) performs the final step in coenzyme A biosynthesis.), with amino-acid sequence MFDRQLAQERLLIGIGGNLGSGKTTVVNELRRYGAKVIDADSIGRSLLRKGTTEYQKLVRAFGREILKRSGEIDRKTLAKKAFSSPAALKKLNGIMHPPLLKKIKEEIANCREGLVVVDAALLFAWKLHRQMDISILVTAPDELRLARLKKSGLSLEDARQRLKMQASDTKFWSEADFVLENCGSLAELKRKIRALWNYFYSNRLERLKAKRSSSFAHGD
- the hisS gene encoding histidine--tRNA ligase, which translates into the protein MLRHTRPKGTQDFIPPLSQQKLLVENTFRQLAVIHGFQEIITPTFEHTELFIKSSGTGSDIVIKEMYSFQDRSQRSLTLKPEGTPGVIRAVLENRLALPCRLYYITPCFRYSRPQKGRYREFYQLGIEALGEASARTDAELIHFGVRFFSRLNITSLTVMVNSIGCRTCRQDYREKLLTFLRLNREALCPDCQQRIELNPLRVLDCKNDHCQTLLQKAPVPREYLCSDCQTHFNIVINELAVRQLPYRIDDHLVRGLDYYNRTTFEFISDKLGAQNSLGGGGRYDYLIEELGGPPTPASGLAIGLERTMLAMPQSEAKTDRRQLAFVIWTSENELRPAVDLVDRLREAGIPAQLSFDSPKLKRQLHLADLADAAFAVIVGEEELKRGVYGLKNLITGEQIEIPAPELISRLKPLLAA
- a CDS encoding phosphoribosyltransferase family protein, which codes for MRWSQVPLRELELEDRLVRAVTPYILEFREVHEMVVDFFGIYQQLVNPEATGVGPPEREANAESYCISGLQGEVGRFHVIYDLEETRLAIELPAEEASKVYRLLREQRIVVPDLELVRKVMSGNLAETVAAIFWQVGAIKVSLGDLRPLFKVDENRNYSPIYIDVKGISYYPAVLDFVLSASALLVRNLNFDVICGIEAGSIALAALLAQKLNKPMFFARRHLRYPEASPFEGVKQHELFRKRVLLVDDTLVHGWTKTQVVEVIRHWGAQVDACFVIFDRQQGGEEELAHAGVRLYSLTNREAALSEKIPREISCLTDGEYAEVCSYFADPQEWHRRRGLNFTPIMKNLT
- a CDS encoding DUF4097 family beta strand repeat-containing protein produces the protein MRNRMGLLAGAGLLALFACLYTYKADATGTFSRAVESFREVNVETKNGAVTVSPSAESVAQIQIVRYAYGKDREDAQRRLEQIAVVESVTGEEWHLRVNFPASSVPQGANVTASLPENAGVSITTSNGSVSVAGITGGVTVITSNGAVEFTGTGGDGYISTTNADVHVRVHEGGVAVNTSNGEVECDLSDLPAVKSVSLNTSNGRVVLSLPPDVSCRITASTSNGTVVITGFHAEYEEQSQSRVRARIGSGASSVTVTTTNGDILIQNRSHTTGGLIY
- the trxA gene encoding thioredoxin; its protein translation is MADNQNVLQLTDNNFEIEVSGSTVPMLVDFWAPWCGPCRMIAPVIDRLAEKYAPRLKVGKVNVDENPQTAGKFGIMSIPTLVFFKEGKEVDRIIGALPEAVLSAKIEELLR
- a CDS encoding electron transfer flavoprotein subunit beta/FixA family protein; translation: MNIICCLKQVPSTETKIRINPQTGLVDTNEVEWVINPYDEYALEMALRIRETLGRGKITVISLGPERVKMALRTALAMGVDEAVQLWDSEFEGLDGLSIGRVLAAAVKKLGFDLVLTGKQAIDDDLAWVPQTIAHFLNIPHCAVVPEVELNRLDQRELVCHREIEGATEIVEVKLPCLVTVQKGKFQPRYPTLKLMMAAKKKEIPVWDRNTLGVDSSQLTRRVECMGHRLPPERKPGKILEGDVNQVVPELVRLLRDEAKVV
- a CDS encoding FAD-binding oxidoreductase, coding for MIFKNNRLKPEAVDRLLEIVSSDRLITETELLMDYSHDESPYPPCVPVAVVKPVSVEEVARIVQFARGERIPLTPRGLGTGLAGGSVPVHGGLVVSMELMNRILEIDTENLMVRTEPGVVTARLQEACAAHGLYYPVDPASLDDCSIGGNVATNAGGARAFKYGVTGDYVTGVQAVLADGSVINYGGKLRKNATGYDLNRLLVGSEGTLGIVTEITFRLVPKPAYQVDLLVPCRTMTQAVELVIRLVQERRVMPAVVEFFDKKGTDASIRVLEENLPFPDAPVQVLIELEGNDREVVSEDALRLGEMAMALGTDEPLVAEDASSQGRLWKTRRSLAKTLKQFYPEVIAEDIVVPVSRLAETVEFICQLESRFGLVIVPFGHIGDGNIHTDFCRNESDRAGWQERVNRAVDELIDFVVRAGGQITAEHGIGALKKRLMKKGLGEAELRLMRHLKQTLDPDNILNPGKVLPDD
- the fabF gene encoding beta-ketoacyl-ACP synthase II gives rise to the protein MTKRRVVVTGLGAVTPLGNDVKTYWENLLAGVSGIKRISAFDPSDLAVQIAGEVRNFNPLERLDAKLVKRADRFTQFALWAAVEALKDAGIDLNQEDCNRVGVIVGSGMGGIATWEQQHEIFITRGPRPVSPLLIPMMIPDMASGQISIVYGLRGPNYCSVSACASGAHATGVALRHIQNGDADVMITGGSEAPITKFTVAAFANMGALSKRNDQPEKASRPFDRQRDGFVIAEGCGIYILEELEHALKRGAKIYCELSGYGASADGYHITAPDPDALGAALAMRRALEDAGLKPEDIDYINAHGTSTPLNDAAEVKAITMVFGEHSRQLAVNSTKSMIGHGLGAAGAMEFVATVLSVSEGKLHRTANLEEPDEGVELDFVREGSRERRVRAALSNSFGFGGHNCCLCVKAWE
- a CDS encoding HNH endonuclease signature motif containing protein, with amino-acid sequence MLWHYHCPDCGHPLEVEWARHREETVCRKCRLRHYPPTPDEDPFAYIAGAKWPPELEQIVIAHKGSVCSAPGCFRSYNTLTLKKPISKGGRISVDNLIPVCTHHARDKGEQDYEEWIQNLKERELNEQLAAVPPPMIQAKAPPAESAEAVPLAGYVQLISRESNTRLMPLPENRPVVMAPFLRGAVRRLVFDYEWEAKGGGEVKVYLVAWPRGEEPRLDFLESEEFAGLKAVKEHWAERDARGEGCVTLELPPAPMGRWTAAVVMEGNGAFAIKEFVLAGCD